A genomic segment from Ruegeria sp. TM1040 encodes:
- a CDS encoding nucleoside hydrolase, with the protein MPARKIIIDTDPGQDDAVAILLALASPENIDLLGITAVAGNVPLELTQKNARIVCEVAKRQDVKVFAGRAAPLERPLVTAEHVHGGTGLDGPELFDPEMPLQDQNGVDFIIETLRREPAGTVTLCPLGPLTNIAAAFRAAPDVVERVQEIVLMGGAYFEVGNITPAAEFNIYVDPEAAHEVLSSGIKITMMPLDVTHKALTTRARVEAFRALQSPVGAFTADMLDFFERFDVEKYGSEGGPLHDPCVIAYLIDPALFSGRHINVEIETASALTLGMTVADWWGVTDRPANALFIGDIDADGFFSLLTNRLARL; encoded by the coding sequence ATGCCCGCCCGCAAGATCATCATTGATACCGACCCCGGACAGGACGATGCGGTTGCCATCCTTCTGGCCCTTGCCTCGCCCGAGAACATCGACCTTCTGGGCATCACGGCCGTTGCCGGAAACGTGCCGCTGGAGCTGACCCAGAAAAACGCCCGCATCGTCTGCGAGGTCGCCAAACGTCAGGATGTCAAAGTCTTTGCAGGCCGCGCGGCCCCACTCGAACGCCCTCTGGTGACCGCAGAGCATGTCCACGGGGGCACTGGCCTCGACGGCCCGGAGCTGTTTGATCCCGAGATGCCGCTGCAGGATCAAAACGGGGTCGATTTCATTATCGAGACCCTGCGCCGCGAACCGGCTGGCACGGTCACCCTCTGCCCACTTGGCCCGCTTACAAATATCGCGGCCGCCTTTCGGGCTGCGCCGGATGTGGTGGAGCGTGTGCAGGAAATCGTCCTTATGGGCGGCGCCTATTTTGAGGTGGGCAACATCACCCCCGCCGCCGAGTTCAATATCTACGTCGACCCCGAAGCTGCGCATGAGGTGCTCTCTTCCGGGATCAAGATCACGATGATGCCGCTTGATGTGACCCACAAGGCGTTGACCACTCGCGCCCGCGTCGAAGCCTTTCGCGCGCTGCAAAGCCCCGTGGGCGCGTTCACCGCCGATATGCTCGATTTCTTTGAACGCTTCGACGTGGAGAAATACGGCTCCGAAGGCGGCCCGCTGCACGACCCTTGCGTGATTGCCTACCTCATCGACCCTGCTCTCTTCAGTGGTCGCCATATCAACGTCGAGATCGAGACCGCTTCCGCCCTCACCCTTGGCATGACTGTGGCCGATTGGTGGGGCGTGACCGATCGACCGGCCAATGCTCTTTTCATCGGCGACATAGATGCCGATGGGTTCTTTTCGCTCCTCACCAACAGGCTGGCCCGCCTATGA
- the mazG gene encoding nucleoside triphosphate pyrophosphohydrolase yields MSDDSLIHDETAGIERLLEIMRRLRDPKGGCPWDIEQDFASIAPYTIEEAYEVADAIEREKWDELKGELGDLLFQSVFHAQMAAEAGHFTFQDVVTTMSNKMVSRHPHVFGDESREKSAEQQTQDWETIKAAERAAKAETGALDGVAVGLPALLRAYKLQKRAARVGFDWPSAQNVLAKIAEESAELVEARDTLTQDEVEEEFGDLLFVMANLGRHLGVEPEAALRRTNAKFTRRFKAVEAKLAERGKRAEDSNLEEMDALWNAVKAEEKARKGQDSKSE; encoded by the coding sequence ATGAGCGACGACAGCTTGATCCACGATGAAACCGCAGGCATCGAACGGCTCCTGGAAATCATGCGCCGCCTGCGCGATCCAAAGGGCGGCTGCCCTTGGGACATCGAGCAGGATTTTGCCTCCATCGCGCCCTACACCATCGAAGAGGCCTATGAGGTCGCCGACGCCATCGAGCGTGAGAAATGGGACGAACTGAAGGGTGAGTTGGGCGATCTCTTGTTCCAATCCGTCTTTCACGCACAAATGGCTGCCGAAGCCGGGCATTTCACCTTTCAGGATGTGGTCACAACCATGTCCAACAAGATGGTGTCGCGGCACCCGCATGTTTTTGGCGACGAGAGCCGCGAGAAATCCGCCGAACAGCAAACGCAGGACTGGGAGACCATCAAGGCCGCCGAGCGCGCCGCAAAGGCCGAGACTGGCGCGCTGGATGGTGTCGCGGTGGGCCTGCCGGCCTTGCTGCGCGCCTACAAGCTGCAAAAACGCGCGGCGCGGGTGGGGTTTGACTGGCCCTCGGCACAGAATGTGCTCGCCAAGATTGCCGAGGAATCCGCCGAACTCGTCGAGGCGCGCGACACGCTCACTCAGGATGAGGTCGAAGAAGAATTCGGCGATCTTCTGTTTGTGATGGCCAACCTCGGTCGCCACCTCGGCGTCGAACCTGAGGCGGCCCTGCGCCGCACCAACGCGAAATTCACCCGCCGCTTCAAGGCGGTAGAGGCAAAGCTGGCAGAACGGGGCAAGCGCGCCGAAGACAGCAACCTTGAGGAAATGGACGCGCTTTGGAACGCGGTCAAAGCCGAGGAAAAAGCGCGCAAGGGCCAAGACTCTAAATCAGAGTAA
- a CDS encoding M20 aminoacylase family protein yields the protein MPVVNRIADFAEDMKTWRRHLHQIPELGLDTVKTAAYVTEILETFGVDEIHGGIAQNGIVAIINGQGEGPTLGLRADMDALPITEVRDLDYKSQTPGKMHACGHDGHTTMLLGAAKYLAETRNFKGRVALLFQPAEEIIGGAKIMVEEGVMERFDIKEVYALHNAPGLPVGHFMTTPGALMAAVDEFTINIKGLGGHGAMPHETRDPVMAACGMAQAIQTIVSRNHQATEDLVISVTQIHTGTVDNVIPETAYVNGTIRTFNPEVQKMVMARFDEIVKGCAVAYGVEAELDYEVGYPATINDAEKAAFATDIARDISGEANVQGDAGREMGAEDFSYMLEARPGAYLFLGQGDTAGLHHPEYDFNDEISPIGASFFARLVEKAQPAG from the coding sequence ATGCCGGTCGTGAACCGCATCGCTGATTTTGCCGAAGACATGAAGACCTGGCGTCGCCACCTGCACCAGATCCCCGAACTGGGGTTGGACACAGTAAAAACCGCTGCATATGTGACTGAGATCCTTGAGACATTCGGCGTAGATGAGATCCACGGCGGTATTGCGCAGAACGGGATCGTGGCGATCATCAACGGTCAGGGCGAAGGGCCAACACTTGGGCTTCGCGCCGATATGGACGCGCTGCCGATCACCGAGGTGCGCGACCTCGACTACAAATCCCAGACCCCCGGCAAAATGCATGCCTGCGGCCATGACGGGCACACCACCATGTTGCTCGGGGCGGCGAAATATCTGGCGGAAACGCGTAATTTCAAAGGCCGCGTGGCGCTGTTGTTCCAGCCCGCCGAAGAGATCATCGGCGGCGCCAAGATCATGGTCGAAGAGGGCGTGATGGAGCGCTTTGACATCAAGGAGGTCTACGCGCTGCACAATGCGCCGGGCTTGCCGGTCGGGCATTTCATGACAACGCCGGGCGCTTTGATGGCGGCGGTGGATGAGTTTACCATCAACATCAAAGGGCTGGGTGGCCATGGCGCAATGCCGCATGAAACCCGTGATCCGGTGATGGCCGCCTGTGGCATGGCGCAAGCGATCCAGACCATCGTCAGCCGCAACCATCAGGCCACCGAAGATCTGGTGATCTCCGTCACCCAGATCCACACTGGTACCGTCGACAATGTGATCCCCGAGACCGCCTATGTGAATGGCACCATCCGCACCTTCAATCCCGAGGTGCAAAAGATGGTCATGGCGCGCTTTGACGAGATCGTGAAAGGCTGCGCCGTGGCCTATGGGGTGGAAGCGGAGCTGGATTACGAGGTCGGCTATCCCGCCACGATCAACGACGCGGAAAAGGCGGCTTTTGCCACCGATATCGCGCGCGACATCTCGGGCGAGGCCAATGTGCAGGGCGATGCGGGGCGCGAGATGGGGGCTGAGGATTTCTCTTATATGCTGGAGGCCCGTCCGGGCGCCTACCTGTTCCTCGGGCAGGGGGATACGGCGGGGCTGCACCACCCTGAGTATGACTTCAACGACGAGATCTCGCCTATTGGGGCATCGTTCTTTGCCCGTCTGGTGGAGAAAGCACAGCCAGCGGGTTGA
- the speB gene encoding agmatinase, with amino-acid sequence MALEDAKTQVDQAFTREDLKGLSFENTFGGATSFLRRRYTKDLTHADIAVTGIPFDQAVTNRPGTRLGPRAVREASALQSPDAPYGWDICPASELAIVDYGDLAFDYANVPAFPDTLTDHIRGILATDTASVAIGGDHYVSFPILKAYAEKYGPVSLLHFDAHSDTWADDDFSRVDHGTMFYKAVKSGIIDPATSVQVGIRTTNEDNLGVPTIDAPTVHEIGPVETARRIREVLGDRPVYLTFDIDCLDPAYAPGTGTPVWGGLTSAQAEAILKGLRGINILGGDVVEVSPPFDTTGATAIAGAHVAMSIICLLGWRMTGR; translated from the coding sequence ATGGCGCTGGAAGACGCAAAAACGCAGGTAGATCAGGCATTTACGCGCGAGGACCTTAAGGGTCTCAGCTTTGAGAACACCTTTGGAGGGGCCACGTCGTTTCTGCGGCGTCGCTACACCAAGGATCTGACCCACGCGGATATCGCCGTGACGGGTATTCCGTTTGATCAGGCGGTGACAAACCGCCCCGGCACACGGCTGGGTCCGCGCGCGGTGCGCGAGGCCTCGGCCCTGCAAAGCCCCGATGCGCCTTATGGCTGGGATATTTGCCCTGCAAGCGAGCTGGCAATCGTGGACTACGGCGATCTGGCCTTTGACTATGCCAATGTCCCGGCGTTTCCCGACACGCTCACGGATCATATCCGGGGCATTCTGGCCACCGATACAGCATCGGTGGCGATTGGCGGCGACCATTATGTGAGCTTCCCGATCCTCAAGGCCTATGCCGAGAAATACGGGCCTGTTTCGCTCTTGCATTTCGATGCTCACAGCGACACCTGGGCGGATGATGATTTCAGCCGCGTGGATCATGGCACGATGTTCTACAAAGCGGTGAAATCCGGCATCATTGACCCGGCTACCTCGGTGCAGGTGGGCATTCGCACCACCAATGAGGACAATCTGGGCGTGCCGACTATCGATGCCCCCACGGTGCATGAGATCGGCCCGGTCGAGACCGCGCGCCGCATCCGCGAGGTGCTGGGCGACCGGCCAGTCTATCTGACCTTTGACATTGACTGCCTCGATCCGGCCTATGCGCCGGGCACTGGCACCCCGGTCTGGGGTGGCCTCACCTCTGCGCAGGCAGAGGCGATCCTCAAGGGGTTGCGCGGCATCAACATTCTGGGCGGCGACGTCGTCGAAGTCTCGCCCCCCTTTGACACCACCGGCGCCACCGCCATCGCGGGCGCCCATGTGGCCATGAGTATTATCTGCCTTCTGGGCTGGAGGATGACAGGACGATGA
- the speB gene encoding agmatinase, whose amino-acid sequence MSEFNQPISGNDLARFSGPGTFMRLPQATSLEGLDVAVLGVPMDIGTSWRSGTRFGPKQIRAESAMIRPYNMATGAAPFDALNIADIGDLAINTFNLAESLRIIEDSYDAILGSGVLPFAMGGDHSITLPILRAMARRYGPVAVIHVDAHADVNDEMFGERETHGTVFRRAYEEGLLEADKVYQIGLRGTGYGPDDFKEPQSWGFQHFVASELWNRSLHNMGAEIRRDIGGRPVYISYDIDSLDPAFAPGTGTPEIGGLTTMQALELIRAFKGLNVVGCDLVEVSPPYDPSGNTALVAANLIYEMLCILPGRDRA is encoded by the coding sequence ATGAGCGAGTTCAATCAACCCATCAGCGGCAATGATCTGGCGCGGTTCTCGGGGCCGGGCACCTTTATGCGCCTGCCGCAGGCCACCTCGCTAGAGGGTCTGGATGTGGCGGTGCTGGGTGTGCCGATGGATATTGGCACCTCCTGGCGTTCCGGGACGCGGTTCGGGCCCAAGCAGATCCGCGCCGAGAGCGCGATGATCCGCCCGTACAACATGGCCACCGGGGCTGCGCCTTTTGATGCGCTCAACATTGCCGATATTGGCGATCTGGCGATCAATACGTTCAACCTCGCGGAGTCGCTGCGCATCATCGAAGACAGCTATGACGCGATCCTCGGTTCGGGCGTGCTTCCCTTTGCGATGGGGGGCGATCACTCGATCACCCTGCCGATCCTCAGGGCGATGGCGCGCAGGTATGGCCCGGTTGCGGTGATCCATGTGGATGCCCATGCGGACGTCAATGACGAGATGTTTGGCGAGCGCGAAACCCACGGCACCGTGTTCCGCCGCGCCTATGAAGAGGGGCTTCTGGAGGCGGATAAAGTTTATCAGATTGGTCTGCGCGGTACCGGCTATGGACCGGATGATTTCAAAGAGCCGCAGAGCTGGGGCTTTCAGCATTTTGTCGCCTCCGAGCTCTGGAACCGATCGCTGCACAATATGGGGGCGGAAATCCGTCGCGATATTGGCGGGCGTCCGGTCTATATCTCCTATGATATCGACAGTCTTGATCCCGCCTTCGCGCCGGGCACCGGCACGCCGGAAATTGGCGGGCTGACCACCATGCAGGCGCTGGAGCTGATCCGCGCCTTCAAGGGGCTCAATGTCGTGGGATGTGATCTTGTCGAAGTCTCGCCGCCCTACGACCCTTCGGGGAATACGGCGCTTGTAGCAGCCAATCTGATCTATGAGATGCTGTGCATCCTGCCAGGACGGGATAGGGCGTAA
- the prfA gene encoding peptide chain release factor 1: MIPEDRLQQILQRYQYLEAAMADGAGGDIAKLAKEYSDLRPVVEQISAYQQLLSDLAEAEEMLADPDMKALAEEEIPTLKAALPQAEHALQLALLPKDEADSRAAILEIRPGTGGDEAALFAADLYRMYSRYAETQGWKVDVIEEQASELGGLKELVARINGDGVFARLKYESGVHRVQRVPVTESGGRIHTSAATVAVLPEAEDVDIKIDANDLRIDTMRASGAGGQHVNTTDSAVRITHLPTGLVVTSSEKSQHRNREIAMQVLKTRLYDLERQRIDTERSADRASQVGSGDRSERIRTYNFPQGRMSDHRINLTLYKLDQIMGGDLDEIIDALISEHQAKLLAEMGQ; this comes from the coding sequence ATGATCCCCGAAGACCGGCTGCAACAGATTCTGCAACGCTACCAGTACCTCGAGGCCGCGATGGCGGATGGGGCAGGGGGTGATATCGCCAAGCTGGCCAAGGAATATTCCGACCTGCGCCCGGTGGTGGAGCAGATCAGCGCCTATCAGCAGCTGTTGAGCGATCTGGCCGAGGCCGAAGAAATGCTGGCCGACCCGGACATGAAGGCGCTCGCAGAGGAAGAGATCCCGACCCTGAAGGCCGCACTGCCGCAGGCAGAGCATGCGCTGCAACTCGCGCTTTTGCCCAAGGATGAGGCCGACAGCCGAGCCGCCATTCTCGAGATCCGACCCGGCACGGGCGGTGACGAGGCGGCGCTCTTTGCTGCGGATCTCTATCGCATGTACAGCCGCTATGCGGAGACGCAGGGCTGGAAAGTGGATGTCATCGAAGAACAGGCCTCCGAGCTCGGCGGGCTCAAGGAACTGGTGGCGCGGATCAATGGCGACGGGGTTTTCGCGCGGCTCAAGTATGAAAGCGGCGTGCATCGGGTCCAGCGGGTGCCCGTGACCGAGAGCGGCGGGCGCATCCACACCTCTGCGGCGACAGTGGCGGTGCTGCCAGAGGCCGAGGATGTGGACATCAAGATCGACGCAAACGATCTGCGCATCGACACCATGCGGGCCTCGGGCGCGGGGGGGCAGCACGTCAACACCACCGACTCGGCGGTGCGGATCACCCACCTGCCGACCGGGCTGGTGGTCACCAGTTCGGAAAAATCCCAGCACCGAAACCGCGAGATCGCAATGCAGGTGCTGAAGACCCGGCTCTATGACCTTGAACGCCAGCGGATCGACACGGAACGCTCTGCGGATCGGGCTTCTCAGGTGGGGTCGGGAGATCGTTCGGAACGTATCCGGACCTATAACTTCCCGCAGGGGCGGATGTCGGACCACCGGATCAACCTCACGCTTTATAAGCTCGATCAGATCATGGGCGGCGACTTGGATGAAATCATTGACGCGCTGATATCCGAGCATCAGGCGAAGCTCCTGGCGGAGATGGGGCAATGA
- the prmC gene encoding peptide chain release factor N(5)-glutamine methyltransferase: MSTTAAQAMVAATARLRAAGVEDPARDARVLLAHAARIEAARVTLIAPEELSHEVAERYDQLISLRAIRVPVSHLVGERDFYGRRFKVSGDVLDPRPETETLIEAALAEPFERVLDLGVGSGCILVTLLAEQQRARGLGVDLSEAACLQASANAVLHRVEARADIRQSNWFSAVEGQFDLIVSNPPYIALEEMDGLSAEVRDHEPQMALTDGADGLSAYRQICAGLAPHLAANGRVMVEIGPTQGPAVAQMMRETGLRDVSVLPDLDGRDRVVFGRNA; encoded by the coding sequence ATGAGCACCACCGCCGCACAAGCCATGGTGGCGGCAACGGCGCGCCTAAGAGCGGCGGGGGTAGAGGACCCCGCGCGCGATGCGCGGGTGCTTTTGGCGCATGCCGCGCGGATTGAGGCGGCGCGGGTCACATTGATCGCGCCCGAGGAACTCTCGCATGAGGTTGCCGAACGCTATGACCAGCTGATTTCCCTGCGCGCGATCCGGGTACCCGTGTCGCATCTCGTGGGCGAGCGGGATTTCTATGGCCGCCGCTTCAAGGTCTCTGGCGATGTTCTGGACCCGCGTCCCGAAACCGAAACCCTGATCGAAGCGGCGCTTGCAGAGCCGTTCGAGCGGGTGCTGGATCTTGGGGTGGGGTCGGGCTGCATTCTGGTGACGCTCTTGGCAGAGCAGCAGCGCGCGCGCGGCCTTGGCGTGGACCTCAGTGAAGCCGCCTGTCTTCAGGCCAGCGCCAATGCGGTGTTGCACCGCGTCGAGGCGCGTGCCGACATCCGCCAGTCGAACTGGTTTTCCGCTGTTGAAGGGCAGTTTGACCTGATTGTCTCCAACCCGCCTTATATTGCGCTTGAAGAAATGGATGGGCTCTCGGCAGAGGTGCGCGATCATGAACCGCAAATGGCGCTCACGGATGGGGCGGATGGCCTCAGCGCGTATCGGCAAATCTGTGCAGGGCTTGCGCCGCATCTCGCAGCAAATGGGCGCGTGATGGTAGAAATCGGCCCCACGCAAGGTCCGGCTGTTGCGCAGATGATGCGCGAAACGGGGCTTCGCGATGTTAGCGTGCTGCCGGACCTGGATGGTCGGGATCGGGTCGTTTTTGGCCGAAATGCGTGA
- a CDS encoding DUF4167 domain-containing protein, translating to MRSSKSRSRSKSNRNRPNGANVVNRVFDSSGPEGKVRGTPQQIIDKYNQLARDAQLGNDRVATENFQQHAEHYLRMLNEAQREIEAKREEQERQNRERQAERDRERAERLERQEREAAEAAAGDGPQPEIADPREAPVQEAQDDSGLVETPEGKTSEGEATPAKKAPARKPRSRKPAAPKEGENGEAKPEAEAKPKRSRAKPKPKPNPDEPQEAAE from the coding sequence ATGAGATCGTCAAAATCACGTTCGCGTTCAAAGTCGAACCGTAATCGTCCAAATGGGGCCAATGTTGTCAACCGCGTGTTCGACAGCTCGGGACCCGAGGGCAAGGTTCGCGGAACGCCGCAACAAATCATCGACAAATACAACCAGCTTGCCCGCGACGCGCAACTTGGCAATGACCGTGTTGCGACCGAGAATTTCCAGCAGCACGCGGAGCATTACCTGCGCATGCTGAATGAGGCACAGCGCGAGATCGAAGCCAAGCGTGAGGAGCAGGAGCGCCAGAACCGCGAACGCCAGGCCGAACGCGATCGTGAACGTGCAGAGCGTCTGGAACGTCAGGAGCGCGAAGCCGCCGAGGCCGCAGCAGGAGATGGCCCGCAGCCCGAGATCGCTGACCCGCGTGAGGCCCCGGTCCAGGAAGCACAAGACGACAGCGGACTTGTAGAGACCCCCGAAGGGAAAACCTCTGAGGGCGAGGCTACGCCCGCCAAGAAAGCCCCCGCTCGCAAGCCGCGCAGCCGCAAGCCTGCCGCACCCAAAGAGGGCGAAAACGGCGAGGCGAAACCAGAGGCAGAGGCGAAGCCCAAGCGCAGCCGCGCCAAGCCCAAGCCAAAGCCCAATCCGGACGAGCCGCAGGAAGCGGCGGAATAA
- the rsmA gene encoding 16S rRNA (adenine(1518)-N(6)/adenine(1519)-N(6))-dimethyltransferase RsmA encodes MSAIDNLPPLREVIATHQLSARKSLGQNFLLDLNLTAKIARQAGDLTGCDVLEIGPGPGGLTRGLLSEGARKILAIEKDQRCLPALEDIAAAYPGRLEVINGDALEIDPLAHLTPPIRVAANLPYNVGTELLVRWLTPKEWPPFWQSLTLMFQREVAERIVAQPGSKAYGRLAILAQWRAEARIALSLPPGAFTPPPKVSSAVVHLTALPEPRYPADAAILSRVVAAAFNQRRKMLRASLKGVSPQIEDHLNAAGIPPTERAEQVSVEDFCALARSLEKG; translated from the coding sequence ATGAGCGCTATCGACAATCTCCCCCCGCTGCGCGAGGTCATCGCGACCCACCAGCTCTCGGCCCGCAAATCGCTGGGTCAGAACTTTCTTCTTGATCTGAACCTGACCGCCAAGATCGCGCGTCAGGCGGGTGATCTCACAGGCTGCGACGTCTTGGAGATCGGCCCTGGCCCCGGCGGCCTCACACGCGGGCTTCTCAGCGAAGGCGCGCGCAAGATCCTCGCCATCGAAAAAGACCAGCGCTGCCTGCCCGCCCTGGAGGACATCGCCGCCGCCTATCCGGGGCGCCTCGAGGTCATCAACGGGGACGCGCTGGAGATTGACCCGCTGGCGCATCTGACGCCGCCGATCCGCGTCGCCGCCAACCTGCCTTACAATGTCGGCACCGAACTTCTGGTGCGGTGGCTCACCCCAAAAGAGTGGCCCCCGTTCTGGCAGAGCCTCACTTTGATGTTCCAGCGCGAAGTGGCCGAGCGCATCGTTGCGCAACCTGGCTCCAAAGCCTACGGGCGGCTGGCAATCCTTGCGCAGTGGCGTGCCGAGGCCAGGATCGCCCTCTCGCTGCCCCCAGGCGCCTTTACGCCACCGCCAAAGGTCTCGAGCGCCGTGGTCCATCTGACGGCCCTGCCAGAGCCCCGCTACCCAGCCGATGCCGCGATCCTGAGCCGCGTGGTTGCCGCCGCTTTCAATCAGCGTCGCAAGATGCTGCGCGCCTCTCTCAAAGGCGTCTCTCCCCAGATCGAAGACCACTTGAACGCCGCGGGCATTCCGCCAACCGAACGCGCCGAGCAGGTCAGCGTTGAGGACTTCTGCGCCCTTGCCCGTAGTTTGGAGAAGGGCTGA
- the pdxA gene encoding 4-hydroxythreonine-4-phosphate dehydrogenase PdxA — translation MTGAPQVIALSCGEPAGIGPEIAVAAWDQLRADCPFVWIGDPRHLPSSHPWQPVSAPAEALQVSADALPVWPLEFAGNTTKGEADPQNASGVIQSIKTGVELVTSGKAAALCTAPIHKKALIDGAGFAYPGHTEFLAALGGVDHVVMMLASAALRVVPATIHIPLSAVPEVLTPDHLRRVITLTDRGLRDQFGLTAPRIAVTGLNPHAGEGGAMGQEEGDWIEALIREMQTEGYRLTGPHPADTLFHAAARARYDAAIAMYHDQALIPIKTLDFDKGVNVTLGLPFIRTSPDHGTAFDIAGKGLANPSSLIEALRLAQTMAKTRQP, via the coding sequence ATGACAGGCGCGCCGCAGGTCATTGCTCTCTCCTGCGGCGAACCTGCCGGGATCGGCCCGGAAATCGCTGTCGCCGCATGGGATCAACTGCGCGCGGACTGCCCCTTCGTCTGGATCGGCGATCCGCGTCACCTGCCCTCATCCCACCCTTGGCAACCCGTCTCTGCCCCCGCAGAGGCGTTGCAAGTCAGCGCAGATGCGCTGCCGGTATGGCCCTTGGAATTTGCCGGAAACACCACCAAGGGCGAGGCCGACCCGCAAAACGCATCAGGTGTGATCCAATCGATCAAGACCGGTGTGGAGCTTGTAACTTCGGGCAAGGCCGCAGCGCTCTGCACGGCTCCGATCCACAAAAAAGCGCTGATTGATGGCGCCGGCTTTGCCTATCCCGGCCACACCGAGTTCCTCGCAGCCCTTGGAGGGGTCGACCATGTGGTGATGATGCTGGCCAGCGCCGCTCTTCGGGTGGTGCCAGCCACCATCCACATTCCGCTGAGCGCCGTGCCCGAAGTGCTGACACCAGACCACCTGCGCCGCGTCATCACCCTTACAGACCGTGGCCTGCGCGACCAGTTCGGTCTCACCGCCCCGCGCATCGCCGTCACTGGCCTCAACCCGCATGCAGGCGAAGGCGGGGCCATGGGCCAGGAAGAAGGTGACTGGATCGAAGCACTGATCCGCGAGATGCAGACCGAAGGCTACCGGCTCACCGGTCCCCATCCGGCAGACACATTGTTTCACGCCGCCGCCCGCGCGCGCTATGACGCGGCCATCGCGATGTATCACGATCAGGCGCTCATCCCGATCAAGACGCTCGACTTCGACAAGGGCGTCAATGTCACCCTTGGCCTGCCCTTCATCCGCACATCCCCCGATCACGGCACCGCGTTCGACATCGCTGGCAAAGGTCTTGCCAATCCCTCCAGCCTCATCGAAGCCCTGCGTCTGGCGCAAACCATGGCCAAGACCCGCCAGCCCTGA
- a CDS encoding peptidylprolyl isomerase, translated as MQQNLTFRQISLALINWTRRASYAAGLALAIAAAAPADLQAQGLFSPAITVNEDVITTYELEQRALFLSVLGSVQGDPFETARDDLIEDRLKRQVMKDVGLTLSEEEVTEGMRELAQRANLTLEEFLASLNQAGVAPETVRDFTTAGLGWREYVRGRFLSQARPSEAEIDRAMGTAGSGSVQVLLSEIILPLTQENAAQVQDLAIQISELTRAEAFAASAAQFSAADSRTDGGRLPWMSLSRLPPQLQEVVLGLEPGEITQPLPMQGAIAIFRMRGLREVDGRSATYAAIDYATYRIPGGRSPEALARATEIRDEIDTCDDLYGINKGQDPDRLFRGSEAPGAIPQDIALELSRFDENESSATLTRDNGQTLLFVMLCGRTSEVVASQENARVAVANALVQQRLNELAEAHVEQLKANARIDFQ; from the coding sequence ATGCAGCAAAACCTAACCTTCCGCCAGATTTCGCTGGCCCTGATCAACTGGACCCGTCGCGCGAGCTACGCAGCAGGTCTGGCGCTTGCCATTGCCGCGGCTGCCCCGGCGGATCTTCAGGCACAGGGGCTGTTCTCGCCCGCGATCACCGTCAACGAGGATGTGATCACCACCTATGAACTGGAGCAACGTGCCCTTTTCCTGAGCGTTCTAGGCTCGGTGCAGGGCGATCCGTTTGAAACCGCTCGCGATGATCTGATCGAGGATCGGCTCAAGCGTCAGGTCATGAAAGACGTGGGCCTGACCCTCAGTGAAGAAGAAGTCACCGAAGGCATGCGCGAGCTTGCGCAGCGTGCCAATCTGACGCTCGAGGAGTTTCTCGCCAGCCTGAACCAGGCCGGTGTCGCCCCGGAAACCGTGCGTGATTTCACCACAGCAGGTCTTGGCTGGCGCGAGTATGTCCGCGGCCGGTTCCTGTCGCAGGCCCGCCCCTCCGAAGCCGAAATTGATCGTGCCATGGGCACCGCTGGCTCCGGCAGCGTTCAGGTGCTGCTGTCTGAAATCATCCTTCCCCTCACGCAAGAAAACGCCGCACAGGTTCAGGATCTTGCGATCCAGATCTCCGAACTGACCCGCGCCGAGGCCTTCGCCGCCTCCGCGGCACAATTCTCTGCCGCCGACAGCCGCACTGACGGCGGACGCCTGCCGTGGATGTCGCTCTCTCGCCTGCCTCCGCAGCTGCAAGAAGTGGTCCTCGGGCTGGAACCCGGCGAGATCACCCAGCCCTTGCCCATGCAGGGTGCCATCGCGATCTTCCGCATGCGTGGTCTACGCGAGGTGGACGGGCGCAGCGCGACCTACGCCGCGATTGATTACGCCACCTACCGCATCCCCGGTGGGCGCAGCCCCGAGGCGCTTGCGCGCGCCACTGAAATCCGCGACGAGATCGACACCTGCGATGACCTCTATGGCATCAACAAAGGGCAAGACCCCGATCGTCTGTTCCGCGGCAGCGAGGCCCCCGGTGCAATCCCACAGGATATCGCGCTGGAACTCTCTCGCTTCGACGAGAATGAATCCTCCGCGACGCTGACCCGTGACAACGGCCAGACGCTTCTGTTTGTGATGCTCTGCGGCCGCACCAGCGAAGTTGTCGCCTCGCAGGAAAACGCCCGTGTCGCTGTGGCCAACGCTCTTGTGCAACAGCGCCTGAATGAACTCGCCGAGGCCCATGTCGAACAGCTGAAGGCCAACGCCCGGATCGATTTCCAATGA